The following are from one region of the Candidatus Sericytochromatia bacterium genome:
- the rpmA gene encoding 50S ribosomal protein L27 — MAHKKGVGSTRNGRDSNPQYLGVKKFGGEVVAPGNIIIRQRGTKIHPGENVGMGKDHTLFALTEGTVQFVHKGAKGKKVNVVPFAVAQA, encoded by the coding sequence ATGGCTCATAAAAAAGGCGTAGGCTCGACCCGCAACGGCCGCGACTCGAACCCCCAGTACCTGGGCGTCAAGAAGTTCGGCGGTGAAGTGGTGGCGCCCGGCAACATCATCATCCGTCAGCGTGGCACCAAGATCCATCCGGGCGAGAACGTCGGGATGGGCAAGGACCACACCTTGTTCGCACTGACCGAAGGCACCGTCCAGTTCGTCCACAAGGGCGCCAAGGGCAAGAAGGTGAACGTGGTTCCCTTCGCGGTCGCCCAGGCCTGA
- a CDS encoding stage V sporulation protein S has protein sequence MSDVTPAGGGSNLFKVASTSNPASVAGAIAGTIRERGRCEMQAIGAGAINQAIKAIAIARGYVAPSGIDLIFVPAFLDIQVEGEERTALKFVIEPRR, from the coding sequence ATGTCGGACGTCACGCCAGCCGGCGGGGGCAGCAACCTGTTCAAGGTGGCCAGCACCTCCAACCCTGCCTCGGTGGCCGGGGCGATCGCCGGCACCATCCGCGAACGCGGCCGCTGTGAGATGCAGGCCATCGGCGCCGGAGCGATCAACCAGGCCATCAAGGCGATCGCCATCGCGCGCGGCTACGTGGCTCCGAGCGGCATCGACCTGATTTTCGTGCCCGCCTTCCTCGACATTCAGGTGGAAGGTGAGGAGCGCACGGCCCTCAAATTCGTGATCGAACCGCGACGCTGA
- the rplU gene encoding 50S ribosomal protein L21 → MYAIIATGGKQYKVEAGRFVDVELLPQDKDEQVVFSQVLLIADGEKVSIGTPMVAGATVKGKVLLSGKKWCKRFRATLSDEELAQKGRPGLAPKVIIYKQRPKKHYRRKRGHRQPFTRVLIESIGS, encoded by the coding sequence ATGTACGCGATCATCGCGACCGGGGGCAAGCAGTACAAAGTCGAAGCGGGTCGCTTCGTCGATGTGGAACTGCTCCCGCAGGACAAGGACGAACAGGTGGTTTTCAGCCAGGTGCTGCTGATCGCCGACGGTGAGAAGGTGTCGATCGGCACCCCCATGGTCGCCGGTGCCACCGTCAAGGGCAAGGTGCTGCTGTCGGGTAAGAAGTGGTGCAAGCGCTTCCGCGCCACCCTGTCCGACGAAGAGCTGGCGCAGAAGGGCCGCCCGGGTCTGGCGCCCAAGGTCATCATCTACAAGCAACGTCCCAAGAAGCACTACCGTCGCAAGCGCGGTCACCGTCAGCCCTTCACCCGGGTGCTGATCGAGTCGATCGGCAGCTAG